From the Lathyrus oleraceus cultivar Zhongwan6 chromosome 4, CAAS_Psat_ZW6_1.0, whole genome shotgun sequence genome, one window contains:
- the LOC127075539 gene encoding serrate RNA effector molecule, whose amino-acid sequence MAEVIANIPSDSLDKSPSSSAPPPPPPPPPPSSSAADSDLPPPHHPPPHPSYRRGRDRRDDRDFDRPPNRRDYYERNMSPPPRDRDREFKRRRSPSPPYRDRRHSPPRRSPPHYNYKRSRRGGSPRGGYGPDDRRSAYDHYGGYDRGGRGGYADDRSYGRFGHRSGAGYQNGISDMESNRGYTNFRSGGAQREGLMSYKQFIQELEDDILPAEAERRYQEYRSEYISTQKRAYFNAHKDEEWLKDKYHPTNLLKVIERRNESARQLAKDFLLELQSGTFDLNPGLSASSSNKSVQASEPNSEEEADGKRRRHGRGFNKQSDFTAAPKTHPVSSEPSRIQADVQLSQALVRKLDAEKGIGDNILCSSDHNKNGDKSHSGSVGPVVIIRGLTSVKGLEGVELLDTLVTYLWRIHGVDYYGMIETNEAKGFRHVRPERTGHEETDKSGSEWEKKLDSFWQGRMNGQDPLEVMAAKEKIDAAAVEVLDPYVRKIRDEKYGWKYGCGAKGCTKLFHAAEFVYKHLKLKHPELAVEQTSKLREDLYTQNYMNDPDAPGGKPVMQQSQDKPLKQRLGLEGRLRDDRGNHQDHERNDRINGDKPDSPFHERQSKALEMGDHDETMYGTYAGHGVPPFASDMPPPPVLMPVPGAGPLGPFVPAPPEVAMQMLREQGGPSSYDASGRTVLSGPHMGGQAPIIAVNPAFRPDPRKMRSYQDLDAPDDEVTVIDYRSL is encoded by the exons ATGGCAGAAGTTATCGCCAACATTCCCTCCGATTCTCTCGACAAATCCCCGTCCTCTTCCGCTCCACCTCCACCTCCCCCGCCACCTCCCCCCTCATCATCCGCCGCTGATTCCGATCTCCCTCCGCCTCATCATCCGCCTCCACACCCTTCCTACCGCCGTGGTCGGGACCGCAGAGATGATAGAGATTTCGATCGTCCTCCTAATCGCCGCGATTACTATGAGCGAAACATGTCACCGCCGCCAAGAGATAGAGATAGAGAATTCAAGCGCAGGCGTAGTCCTAGTCCTCCGTATCGTGACCGTCGTCATTCCCCACCGCGGCGTTCCCCACCGCATTACAACTACAAGCGCTCTAGGAGAGGAGGCAGCCCCCGAGGCGGTTATGGACCTGATGATAG AAGATCTGCGTATGATCATTATGGTGGTTATGATAGGGGTGGAAGAGGTGGTTATGCTGATGACAGGTCTTATGGTAGGTTTGGACACCGTTCTGGAGCAGGATATCAAAATGGGATCTCTG ATATGGAATCCAATCGTGGTTACACAAACTTTCGAAGTGGCGGTGCACAAAG AGAAGGGTTGATGTCCTATAAACAATTCATTCAGGAGCTTGAGGATGATATACTACCAGCTGAAGCAGAACGTAG GTATCAAGAATATAGATCAGAGTACATTTCTACCCAAAAAAGAGCTTATTTTAATGCTCATAAGGATGAGGAGTG GTTGAAAGATAAATACCATCCAACAAATTTGCTTAAAGTCATTGAAAG GAGGAATGAAAGTGCTCGACAGCTGGCAAAAGATTTTTTGCTTGAGTTGCAGAGTGGAACTTTTGATCT AAATCCGGGTTTAAGTGCCTCTTCATCCAACAAATCAGTGCAAGCTAGCGAACCAAATTCAGAGGAGGAAGCAGATGGCAAACGGAGAAGACATGGAAGGGGTTTTAATAAACAAAGTGATTTCACAGCTGCTCCAAAGACTCATCCTGTCAGTTCTGAACCTAGCCGAATACAAGCAGATGTTCAACTGTCTCAGGCCCTTGTCCGCAAGCTTGATGCAGAAAAGGGGATTGGAGATAATATTTTATGCAGCAGTGATCATAATAAAAATGGTGATAAGTCTCACAGTGGATCTGTGGGTCCAGTAGTAATTATACGAGGCCTAACGTCTGTTAAGGGTTTAGAGGGTGTTGAGCTTTTGGATACACTTGTTACATATCTCTGGCGGATTCATGGTGTAGATTATTATGGCATGATTGAGACTAATGAGGCTAAGGGTTTTAGGCATGTGAGGCCGGAAAGAACAGGGCATGAAGAAACAGATAAGTCAGGGTCTGAATGGGAAAAAAAACTTGACTCATTTTGGCAGGGAAGGATGAATGGTCAGGATCCATTGGAAGTAATGGCTGCTAAGGAGAAAATAGATGCTGCAGCAGTTGAAGTGTTGGATCCATATGTTAGAAAAATCAGGGATGAAAAGTATGGATGGAAGTATGGTTGTGGAGCTAAGGGCTGCACAAAGCTATTTCATGCTGCTGAATTTGTGTACAAACATCTGAAGCTGAAACACCCAGAGCTTGCTGTTGAACAAACTTCAAAACTGCGCGAGGATCTCTATACTCAAAATTACATGAA TGATCCAGATGCTCCTGGTGGAAAGCCTGTCATGCAGCAATCTCAG GACAAGCCTTTAAAGCAAAGGTTGGGTCTGGAGGGCCGATTGAGAGATGATCGTGGTAATCATCAAGACCATGAACGAAATGACAGAATAAATGGAGATAAACCCGATTCCCCATTCCATGAAAGGCAGTCTAAAGCACTTGAGATGGGAGACCACGATGAAACAATGTACGGCACTTATGCAGGGCATGGTGTACCTCCTTTTGCCTCAGATATGCCTCCTCCGCCAGTATTGATGCCTGTACCTGGTGCTGG GCCATTAGGACCCTTTGTTCCTGCTCCACCAGAAGTTGCAATGCAGATGCTAAGAGAGCAAGGAGGACCATCTTCATATGATGCCTCTGGAAGAACAGTGCTGTCTGGACCTCATATGGGTGGACAGGCACCAATAATTGCTGTAAATCCGGCATTTAGACCAGATCCTCGGAAGATGCGAAG TTATCAAGATTTGGATGCTCCAGATGACGAGGTCACTGTGATAGACTATCGGAGTTTGTAA
- the LOC127137611 gene encoding uncharacterized protein LOC127137611, protein MTRIGDFLGAPRAQVRQTPPPPPRPETPVRHEELFDEMIDQEHQVVEPIPRVAQRPPVVLVNRNQDLDHVVRQVRQDAMVGEQNLEPIVGRIIVRNGVNLGLQRPTYSSLLPDFVLQIELPWGWKVPKFTKFAGDTEDSTIKHVARYQNEAGDIANNKDLKLKYFPSSLTKNVFTWFTMLPPQYVHTWTQLERLFHE, encoded by the coding sequence ATGACCCGAATAGGGGATTTCCTAGGGGCTCCCAGAGCACAAGTTCGACAGACTCCCCCACCTCCACCTCGACCAGAAACCCCAGTCCGACATGAGGAGTTGTTCGACGAAATGATTGACCAAGAACACCAGGTGGTCGAACCAATACCCAGGGTGGCCCAACGGCCTCCAGTTGTGTTAGTCAATAGAAATCAAGATCTCGACCATGTGGTCAGGCAGGTTCGACAAGATGCAATGGTTGGGGAACAAAATTTAGAGCCCATTGTCGGACGAATCATAGTTCGAAATGGGGTAAACTTGGGCCTTCAAAGGCCAACATATTCGTCTCTATTACCAGATTTTGTTTTACAAATAGAATTACCTTGGGGATGGAAGGTTCCAAAGTTCACCAAGTTCGCCGGAGACACTGAAGATTCCACTATCAAACATGTTGCTAgatatcaaaatgaagctggtGACATAGCAAACAATAAGgacttaaaattaaaatatttCCCAAGTTCCCTCACAAAGAATGTGTTCACTTGGTTTACGATGCTACCTCCACAATATGTCCATACGTGGACGCAATTAGAGAGATTGTTCCATGAATAG